A genome region from Camelina sativa cultivar DH55 chromosome 10, Cs, whole genome shotgun sequence includes the following:
- the LOC104716431 gene encoding methylesterase 9 produces MKHYILVHGGCHGAWCWYKVKPVLEDSGHCVTLVDLTASGLNMSKLEEIQTLEDYTKPLLEVLDSLDSDEKVVLVAHSLGGISVALAADMFPSKISVAVFITSFMPDTTNPPSYVFEKYLGSVLEEDRMNMEFGTYRTNDRPLTTILLGTKYLAKKMYQLSPVEDFELAKTLVRVGPAVTRNLTGTGSLTEEGYGSVTRVYIVCQEGKGLTEELQRWIIDNFPVEEVIEIKDADHMPMFSKPLELCDRLLKIADKYA; encoded by the exons ATGAAGCACTATATTCTTGTTCACGGCGGTTGCCACGGCGCGTGGTGCTGGTACAAGGTCAAGCCGGTGCTGGAAGATTCAGGCCACTGTGTGACCCTTGTTGATCTAACGGCTTCTGGTTTGAACATGAGCAAACTGGAAGAAATTCAGACTTTGGAGGATTACACTAAACCATTGCTTGAGGTTCTTGATTCGCTTGATTCGGATGAAAAGGTTGTCCTGGTCGCGCATAGCCTTGGAGGGATATCGGTTGCTCTTGCAGCGGACATGTTTCCTAGTAAGATCTCTGTTGCTGTCTTCATTACCTCTTTCATGCCCGACACAACGAATCCACCTTCTTACGTTTTCGAAAAG TATCTCGGAAGTGTTTTGGAAGAAGACCGGATGAATATGGAGTTTGGGACATATAGGACAAATGATCGTCCTCTAACCACTATTCTTCTTGGAACTAAGTACTTAGCCAAGAAGATGTATCAACTTTCTCCAGTCGAA GATTTTGAATTGGCCAAAACATTGGTGAGAGTTGGACCGGCAGTTACCAGAAACCTGACGGGTACAGGAAGCTTAACGGAGGAAGGATATGGTTCAGTTACTCGTGTGTACATTGTATGCCAAGAGGGCAAGGGATTAACCGAAGAGCTCCAGCGATGGATAATCGATAACTTCCCTGTTGAAGAAGTGATAGAGATCAAAGATGCAGATCATATGCCAATGTTCTCCAAGCCACTCGAACTGTGTGATCGTCTGCTAAAGATTGCTGATAAATACGCGTAA
- the LOC104716433 gene encoding methylesterase 9: protein MMKQYVLVHGGCHGAWCWYKVKPLLERSGHRVTVVDLTASGVNVSRVEEIQTLEDLAKPLLNVLDSFGSDDKVILVAHSLGGIPAALAADMFASKISAAVFVTSFMPDTKNPPSYVFEKHVGTISEKERMNLEFGSYGTNDRPLMTVLLGPKYLEKMYLLSPIEDFELAKALVRVTPAITSNLTGTKSLTEQGYGSINRVYIVCGEDKGLSVDYQRWIIENFPVKEVMEIKDADHMPMFSKPLELCDCLLKIADKYA from the exons atgatgaagcaGTATGTGCTTGTTCACGGAGGCTGCCACGGCGCTTGGTGCTGGTACAAGGTGAAGCCTTTGCTGGAACGTTCGGGCCACCGTGTCACGGTTGTTGATCTGACGGCTTCTGGTGTGAACGTGAGCAGAGTAGAAGAGATTCAGACTTTGGAGGATCTCGCTAAGCCTTTGCTCAATGTTCTTGACTCGTTTGGCTCCGATGATAAAGTAATCCTCGTCGCGCATAGCCTCGGAGGTATACCAGCTGCTCTTGCAGCCGACATGTTTGCTAGTAAAATCTCTGCGGCTGTCTTCGTAACTTCTTTTATGCCCGACACTAAGAATCCACCTTCATACGTGTTCGAAAAG CATGTTGGGACCATTTCAGAAAAAGaacggatgaatttggagtttggGAGCTACGGAACAAATGATCGTCCTCTAATGACTGTTCTTCTTGGACCTAAGTACTTGGAGAAAATGTATTTGCTCTCTCCTATCGAA GATTTCGAATTGGCCAAAGCGTTGGTGAGAGTTACACCGGCTATAACCAGTAATCTGACGGGGACAAAGAGCTTAACGGAACAAGGATATGGATCTATCAATCGTGTGTATATTGTCTGCGGAGAAGATAAGGGTTTAAGTGTGGATTATCAACGGTGGATTATCGAAAACTTTCCGGTTAAGGAAGTGATGGAAATCAAAGATGCAGATCATATGCCAATGTTCTCCAAGCCACTTGAACTGTGTGATTGTCTTCTTAAGATTGCTGATAAATATGCCTAA